One region of Flavobacterium pisciphilum genomic DNA includes:
- a CDS encoding polysaccharide ABC transporter ATP-binding protein, whose product MKKDIILKAENISKQYRLGQVGTGTLSHDLNRWWHRIRGKENPYLKIGDTNDRSTKGTSDYVWALQDINFELGRGEVLGIIGKNGAGKSTLLKILSKVTAPTTGSIKSRGRIASLLEVGTGFNGEMTGRENIFLNGAILGMTKKEIATKLDEIIDFSGCERYIDTPVKRYSSGMTVRLAFAVAAFLEPEILVIDEVLAVGDAEFQKKAIGKMQDISSGQGRTVLFVSHNMAAVKSLCSRGIVMEHGRLVLDEDIDIAVSYYLGGSDSERSNSKKFDNFDNEIFRLNEIGLQNLDENPDNPLIENKEIELVTNIFLKGNDAQRYHITYHLYNDIGEPLFSFSNANSGEILRKGENILTCTFPANFFQSGSFSLTLFIVEDKRQSIFKESDIIHFTIIDGGRELGVYMGREPGNIKPVFDWKNNIRNDD is encoded by the coding sequence TTGAAAAAAGATATTATATTAAAAGCTGAAAACATCTCAAAACAATATCGTTTGGGACAGGTTGGTACTGGAACATTAAGTCATGATTTAAATCGTTGGTGGCATCGTATACGTGGGAAAGAAAATCCATATTTGAAAATTGGAGACACTAATGATCGTAGCACTAAAGGAACTAGTGATTATGTTTGGGCCCTACAAGATATTAACTTTGAGCTGGGGCGTGGTGAGGTTTTAGGTATCATTGGCAAAAATGGTGCTGGAAAATCTACGTTATTAAAAATATTATCAAAGGTTACAGCACCAACTACTGGGAGTATTAAGTCTCGAGGACGTATAGCTTCTTTGTTAGAAGTAGGTACAGGATTTAATGGTGAAATGACAGGTCGTGAAAATATATTTTTGAACGGTGCAATTTTAGGAATGACTAAAAAGGAAATTGCCACAAAACTAGATGAAATTATTGATTTTTCGGGTTGTGAACGTTACATTGATACCCCAGTAAAACGGTATAGTAGTGGTATGACAGTACGATTGGCATTTGCAGTTGCAGCTTTTTTAGAACCCGAAATTTTAGTTATTGATGAGGTCTTGGCAGTAGGTGATGCCGAGTTTCAGAAAAAAGCTATTGGTAAAATGCAAGATATTTCTAGTGGTCAAGGACGTACAGTTTTATTTGTTAGCCATAATATGGCAGCGGTAAAGAGTTTATGTTCACGAGGGATAGTTATGGAACACGGAAGATTAGTTTTGGATGAAGATATTGATATAGCAGTTTCTTATTATTTAGGAGGCTCTGATTCAGAAAGGTCAAATAGCAAAAAATTTGATAATTTTGATAATGAAATATTTAGGTTAAATGAAATTGGTCTTCAAAATCTTGATGAAAACCCCGATAATCCATTAATAGAAAATAAAGAAATTGAGTTAGTAACTAACATATTTCTAAAAGGCAATGATGCTCAAAGATATCATATAACATATCATCTTTATAATGACATAGGGGAACCTTTATTCTCTTTTTCTAATGCTAATTCTGGTGAGATATTAAGGAAGGGTGAAAATATTTTGACCTGTACTTTTCCTGCAAATTTCTTTCAATCAGGTAGTTTTAGTTTAACCCTTTTTATTGTTGAAGATAAAAGACAATCAATATTTAAAGAGAGTGATATTATTCATTTCACAATAATTGATGGAGGTCGAGAGTTGGGGGTTTATATGGGCAGAGAGCCTGGTAATATTAAACCCGTTTTTGATTGGAAGAATAACATTAGAAACGATGATTAA
- a CDS encoding ABC transporter permease, which translates to MNKSKDVSTPWLFEITPKNKFLSINLKEIWQYRDLILLFVKRDIVTVYKQTVLGPLWYLIQPLFTSITFTIIFNNVAGIDTGSVPPFLFNLAGITVWNYFTACLTGTSDTFRANAGIFGKVYFPRIITPLSIVISNLIKFGIQFLIFIIFYIYYYFQGAAISLNAVTFFFPILIVLMGILGLGLGMFISSLVTKYRDFSNLIGFGIQLLMYLSAVVYPMALIKDKIPNYGWLVQYNPLAYIIETSRYMLLSVGDVSFYGLFYTLTVTLIILFSGLLVFNKTEKSFIDTV; encoded by the coding sequence ATGAATAAATCAAAAGATGTTTCGACTCCTTGGTTGTTTGAAATAACACCTAAGAATAAATTTTTATCAATTAATCTAAAAGAAATTTGGCAATATCGTGATTTAATACTACTCTTTGTAAAAAGAGATATTGTAACGGTTTATAAACAAACAGTTTTGGGCCCGCTTTGGTACTTAATTCAACCTTTATTTACTTCAATAACATTTACTATAATATTCAATAATGTAGCTGGAATTGACACAGGTTCTGTACCACCTTTTTTGTTTAATCTTGCAGGGATAACGGTTTGGAATTATTTTACAGCTTGTCTTACTGGAACTTCTGATACTTTTAGGGCTAATGCTGGTATATTTGGGAAAGTATATTTTCCAAGAATAATTACCCCCTTATCTATTGTAATTTCTAACTTGATAAAATTTGGAATTCAGTTTTTGATTTTTATTATTTTTTACATTTATTATTACTTTCAAGGTGCTGCTATTAGCTTAAATGCAGTAACATTTTTTTTCCCTATACTTATAGTCCTAATGGGTATTCTTGGGCTCGGGTTGGGAATGTTTATATCGTCATTGGTTACTAAGTATAGAGACTTTAGTAATTTAATTGGTTTTGGTATACAATTACTAATGTATCTTTCTGCAGTTGTATATCCAATGGCACTAATTAAAGATAAAATACCAAACTATGGGTGGTTGGTACAATACAATCCTTTAGCTTATATAATTGAAACATCTAGATATATGCTTTTGAGTGTTGGAGATGTTTCTTTTTATGGACTATTTTATACTCTCACGGTAACACTGATTATATTATTTTCCGGATTATTGGTCTTTAATAAAACTGAAAAAAGTTTTATTGATACAGTTTAA
- a CDS encoding polysaccharide biosynthesis protein — translation MNNKPTNLAILFAKYFSIANLRLNIHNLSYLPRWIIVLMDVMVLIFSFTFTYLLFKGTGLGYIITHHEFYFVGSLLGVNIFFFWLFRTYSGIIRHSSYIDAIKLLFSQMSVLVVFLFFNFVYELYHGDKAFLNTAFFINIVLSFCGLFLYRVVVKQTFELYFAEKNNTKLIRTIIYGTDANAISVANALKFETPSRFKIVGFVDKNNQNASKRMLDLPILIQKKRLPALMRSVAAEGIIIADKSLSKDEQLIIVDQCLEFNYRVYTVPLISDWENQKEISQKVKNIQIEDLLERKPIVLDSKSISKQLKDKTILITGAAGSIGSEIVRQVIGFNPRKIILLDQAETPLHSLCLETQNIISDSRIHAVIADVKSKEAMERVFKVYGPQVVFHAAAYKHVPLMEENPSQAILTNIEGTKNLADLACKYKVKKFVMVSTDKAVNPSNVMGASKRIAEKYVQSLHLKNQKEKGNDTTKFITTRFGNVLGSNGSVVPLFTKQIAEGGPLTITHPDIIRYFMTIPEACQLVLEAGAMGNGGEIYIFDMGKPVKIIDLARKMIKLAGFIPEKEIKIQIVGLRPGEKLFEELLNDTSKTLPTYHNKIMIAEEIQDEYETLHIEIDELIGISKFFDNDDIVAKMKKIVPEFKSMNSSFEILDK, via the coding sequence TTGAATAATAAACCAACCAATCTTGCAATTTTATTTGCTAAGTATTTTTCTATAGCTAATCTAAGGCTTAATATTCATAACTTGAGTTACTTACCTAGATGGATTATAGTTTTGATGGATGTCATGGTCTTAATTTTTTCTTTTACTTTTACTTATTTATTATTTAAAGGTACTGGTTTAGGTTATATTATAACACATCATGAGTTTTATTTTGTTGGCTCGCTTTTAGGAGTTAATATTTTTTTCTTTTGGTTATTTAGGACCTATTCAGGGATAATTAGACATTCATCTTACATTGATGCTATTAAGCTGTTGTTCTCACAAATGTCAGTGTTAGTTGTTTTCTTGTTTTTCAATTTTGTATATGAATTATATCACGGAGATAAAGCATTTTTGAATACTGCATTTTTCATAAATATAGTACTTTCATTCTGTGGCTTGTTTTTATATAGAGTTGTTGTCAAACAAACATTTGAACTTTATTTTGCTGAAAAAAACAACACTAAATTAATTAGAACTATCATTTATGGGACTGATGCGAATGCAATATCGGTCGCAAATGCATTAAAATTTGAAACACCTTCTCGGTTTAAAATTGTAGGTTTCGTAGATAAAAACAATCAAAATGCTTCAAAGAGGATGTTGGATTTACCAATCTTAATTCAAAAGAAAAGATTGCCTGCATTAATGCGTTCAGTGGCTGCAGAGGGTATTATCATTGCAGATAAAAGTCTGTCTAAGGATGAACAGTTGATTATTGTAGATCAATGTCTAGAATTTAATTATAGGGTCTACACAGTACCTCTAATTTCAGATTGGGAAAACCAGAAAGAAATCTCTCAAAAGGTAAAGAATATTCAGATTGAAGATTTACTTGAAAGAAAACCAATTGTATTGGATAGTAAATCTATATCTAAACAGCTAAAAGATAAAACCATTTTAATTACTGGAGCTGCAGGGTCAATTGGTAGTGAAATAGTAAGGCAAGTAATAGGATTTAATCCTAGAAAAATAATTTTATTAGATCAAGCTGAAACACCACTACATAGCCTTTGTTTAGAAACTCAAAATATAATTTCGGATTCTCGAATTCATGCTGTAATAGCAGATGTGAAAAGTAAAGAGGCAATGGAGAGAGTTTTTAAAGTATATGGACCTCAGGTTGTTTTTCATGCCGCTGCTTATAAGCATGTCCCTTTGATGGAAGAAAATCCGTCACAAGCTATATTAACAAATATAGAAGGAACTAAAAATCTAGCCGATTTAGCCTGTAAGTATAAGGTAAAGAAATTCGTAATGGTTTCTACAGATAAAGCAGTAAATCCTAGTAATGTAATGGGGGCTAGTAAGCGTATTGCTGAAAAATACGTACAGTCATTACACTTAAAAAATCAAAAAGAAAAAGGGAATGATACTACGAAATTTATTACAACTCGTTTCGGTAATGTATTAGGTTCTAATGGATCAGTAGTTCCCTTATTTACTAAACAAATTGCAGAGGGAGGACCACTTACTATAACACATCCTGATATCATTAGGTATTTTATGACCATTCCTGAGGCATGTCAATTAGTTCTTGAAGCTGGCGCAATGGGGAATGGAGGCGAAATTTATATATTTGATATGGGAAAACCTGTTAAGATTATCGATTTGGCTCGGAAAATGATAAAATTAGCTGGATTTATTCCTGAAAAAGAAATTAAGATCCAGATAGTTGGACTTAGACCAGGAGAAAAGCTTTTTGAAGAGTTATTAAATGATACTTCAAAAACTCTTCCTACATATCATAATAAAATTATGATTGCCGAAGAAATTCAGGATGAATATGAAACCCTTCATATTGAAATTGATGAGTTAATAGGTATATCTAAATTTTTTGACAACGATGATATTGTTGCCAAAATGAAAAAGATAGTACCAGAGTTTAAGAGTATGAACTCTAGTTTTGAAATTCTTGATAAATGA
- the rfbA gene encoding glucose-1-phosphate thymidylyltransferase RfbA: MKGIILAGGSGTRLHPLTLAMSKQMMPVYDKPMIYYPLSTLMMAGINEILIISTPHDLPNFKKLLGDGESLGCKFSYAEQAIPNGLAQAFVIGEEFIGNDDVALILGDNIFFGANMQELLRSNTKPNGGVVFAYHVSDPERYGVVEFDEDLKAISIEEKPNNPKSNYAVPGLYFYDNSVVEIAKSILPSARGEYEITDVNKVYLSKEALKVGILSRGTAWLDTGTFNSLMQAGQFVQVLEERQGLKVGCIEEIAWRQGFINDVQLEELALPLVKSGYGAYLMDFLKQKRAGVKI, encoded by the coding sequence ATGAAAGGAATTATTTTAGCAGGAGGTTCTGGTACCAGATTGCATCCATTGACACTAGCGATGAGTAAGCAAATGATGCCTGTGTACGATAAGCCGATGATTTATTATCCATTATCAACTTTGATGATGGCAGGAATAAATGAAATTTTAATTATTTCAACTCCTCATGATTTGCCAAATTTTAAAAAGTTATTAGGAGATGGAGAGAGCTTGGGTTGTAAATTTAGTTATGCTGAACAAGCTATTCCAAACGGATTAGCTCAAGCCTTTGTAATTGGAGAAGAATTTATTGGAAATGATGATGTCGCTTTAATTTTAGGAGATAATATTTTCTTTGGAGCTAATATGCAAGAACTCTTGCGATCAAATACAAAACCAAATGGAGGAGTGGTTTTTGCATATCATGTTTCAGACCCAGAACGTTATGGAGTAGTAGAATTTGACGAAGATTTAAAAGCTATTTCGATAGAAGAAAAACCAAATAATCCTAAATCTAATTATGCTGTTCCAGGATTATATTTTTATGATAATTCAGTTGTTGAGATAGCAAAAAGCATTCTGCCTAGTGCACGTGGAGAATATGAAATTACTGATGTGAATAAAGTATATCTTTCGAAAGAAGCTTTAAAAGTTGGAATTTTAAGCAGAGGTACAGCATGGCTCGATACAGGAACTTTTAATAGTTTAATGCAAGCAGGACAGTTTGTACAAGTATTAGAAGAGCGACAAGGCTTAAAAGTTGGTTGTATTGAGGAGATTGCTTGGAGACAAGGTTTTATTAATGATGTTCAACTTGAGGAGTTAGCATTGCCACTTGTTAAATCAGGATATGGAGCATATTTAATGGACTTTTTAAAGCAAAAGAGAGCTGGTGTTAAAATTTAA
- the rfbD gene encoding dTDP-4-dehydrorhamnose reductase — protein MERILVTGANGQLGTEFSILSSDYLQYEWIFADRNIITLDDLDLLKVQLRDIKPTIILNCGAYTAVDKAESEKDLANIINNLAVGVLANYSTRNEVKLIHLSTDYVFDGTSSVALDEEALTNPINAYGETKRLGELACLKENTNSIIIRTSWVYSKFGNNFVKTMQRLMQERDSISVVNDQIGSPTYAVDLARAVIKIISFEKWIPGIYNYSNEGEISWYEFALDIKALGGYSCKVEGIPSSAYPTPAKRPFFSLLDKSKIKQIYAVDVPNYKESLKKMLKQL, from the coding sequence ATGGAAAGGATTCTAGTAACTGGAGCAAATGGACAACTAGGGACGGAGTTCTCAATATTATCATCAGACTATTTGCAATATGAATGGATTTTTGCTGATAGAAATATAATTACGTTGGATGATTTAGATTTGCTTAAAGTTCAATTGCGTGATATAAAACCTACAATTATCTTAAATTGTGGTGCTTATACTGCTGTTGATAAAGCAGAATCAGAAAAAGATTTAGCTAATATTATTAATAATTTAGCAGTAGGAGTACTAGCAAATTATTCAACTAGGAATGAAGTAAAATTAATTCATTTATCAACAGATTATGTTTTTGACGGGACGTCATCAGTAGCTCTGGATGAAGAAGCTTTAACAAATCCTATTAATGCATATGGAGAAACTAAAAGATTGGGAGAATTAGCTTGTTTAAAAGAAAACACAAATTCAATTATCATTAGAACATCATGGGTTTATAGTAAATTTGGGAATAATTTCGTAAAAACGATGCAACGATTGATGCAAGAAAGAGATTCAATAAGTGTAGTTAATGATCAAATTGGGTCACCAACCTATGCCGTTGATTTAGCACGAGCAGTGATTAAAATTATTTCATTTGAAAAATGGATTCCTGGAATTTATAATTATTCGAATGAAGGAGAAATCAGCTGGTATGAATTTGCATTGGATATAAAAGCTCTTGGAGGATATAGCTGTAAAGTTGAAGGTATTCCTTCTTCTGCATATCCTACTCCTGCGAAACGACCCTTTTTTTCTTTGTTAGATAAAAGTAAAATAAAGCAAATCTATGCAGTGGATGTTCCAAATTATAAAGAGAGTTTAAAAAAAATGTTGAAACAATTATAG
- the rfbC gene encoding dTDP-4-dehydrorhamnose 3,5-epimerase — protein sequence MKIVETFIKDLIIIEPTVFGDERGYFFESYNKTKFKDLGIDIDFVQDNQSFSKKGTLRGLHYQNPPFTQSKLIRALEGEVMDVVLDLRRDSSTYGKSFSVLLSAENKKQLLVPKGFAHGFSVISKTASVMYKCDEFYNKESEGGIRFNDPLLNIDWGIDLKKAIVSEKDQSLPFIENCNSLF from the coding sequence ATGAAAATTGTAGAAACATTTATAAAAGATTTAATAATTATTGAGCCAACAGTTTTTGGCGATGAAAGGGGGTATTTCTTTGAATCGTATAATAAGACTAAGTTTAAAGATTTAGGAATTGATATTGATTTTGTTCAAGATAATCAGTCTTTTTCTAAAAAAGGAACTTTACGGGGGCTGCATTATCAAAATCCTCCTTTTACGCAAAGTAAATTAATAAGGGCGCTAGAAGGTGAAGTTATGGATGTTGTATTAGATTTGAGAAGAGATTCTTCTACTTATGGGAAATCATTTAGTGTTTTGCTCTCAGCTGAAAATAAAAAGCAATTGTTAGTGCCAAAAGGTTTTGCTCATGGTTTTTCTGTTATTAGTAAAACGGCTTCAGTGATGTATAAGTGTGATGAATTTTATAACAAAGAATCAGAAGGAGGAATAAGATTTAACGATCCTTTATTAAATATTGATTGGGGGATAGATTTAAAAAAGGCTATTGTTTCTGAAAAGGATCAAAGCCTTCCCTTTATTGAAAATTGTAATAGTTTGTTTTAA
- a CDS encoding WxcM-like domain-containing protein: MIPRIIKGGRFSDHRGTISYVNDFSFNDIERFYIISNSEKNPIRAWQGHKFDVKNFYCISGSFKIHFVKIDNWENPSKELAIETVIITFSDSKIVHIPAGYANAIQSLEINSKLISFSTLPLANVEEDDVRYDLDYWKIDE; this comes from the coding sequence ATGATTCCGAGAATAATTAAAGGAGGGAGATTTTCAGATCATCGAGGAACTATTTCATATGTAAATGATTTTAGTTTTAATGATATCGAAAGATTTTACATTATTAGTAATTCTGAAAAGAATCCTATTCGTGCTTGGCAAGGACATAAATTTGATGTTAAAAATTTTTACTGTATTAGTGGATCTTTCAAAATACATTTTGTAAAAATTGATAATTGGGAGAATCCATCTAAAGAATTGGCAATTGAGACAGTTATTATTACTTTTTCTGATAGTAAAATTGTCCATATACCAGCAGGATATGCTAATGCGATTCAGTCTTTAGAAATAAACTCTAAATTGATTTCATTTTCTACTTTGCCATTAGCAAATGTTGAAGAAGATGATGTTCGTTATGATTTAGATTATTGGAAAATTGATGAGTAA
- a CDS encoding MraY family glycosyltransferase codes for MQYTILGIILMIIMLLYFKVANRLNIIDKPNERSSHTEITLRGGGIIFWFSALLYFTQHIQSNYFFFTGITLVSLVSFWDDIQSLSNKIRISAHFFAITLIFYDLNVFDLMPVYGVVITYILSIGLINAYNFMDGINGITGLYTLVVMGALLYVNTKIQLFIDAVFINYVIIASLVFLFFNYRKKAKCFAGDIGSIAIAFWVIYLVLKLILATNSIIWLLFLAVYGVDAICTIIHRLFLKQNIFEAHRLHLYQVLSNEYKIQHRVVALYYAIIQIIISVLVVFLYQRVNDVILFIIVIIPLLLIYSLKFYLLNKNNLKFIDDSENN; via the coding sequence ATGCAATACACAATACTAGGAATCATCTTAATGATCATAATGTTACTTTATTTTAAAGTAGCAAACCGTTTAAATATCATCGACAAACCCAATGAAAGAAGCTCACATACTGAAATTACTTTAAGAGGGGGTGGAATCATTTTTTGGTTTTCTGCTTTGTTATACTTTACTCAGCATATACAGAGTAACTATTTTTTCTTTACTGGAATAACTTTGGTTAGTTTGGTTAGTTTTTGGGATGATATCCAAAGTCTATCAAATAAAATAAGAATATCTGCTCACTTTTTTGCTATTACATTAATTTTCTATGATTTAAACGTCTTTGATTTGATGCCTGTATATGGAGTTGTTATTACTTATATTTTATCCATAGGATTAATCAATGCTTATAATTTTATGGATGGGATAAATGGTATTACAGGTTTATATACTTTAGTTGTTATGGGAGCATTACTATATGTAAACACAAAAATTCAATTATTCATCGATGCTGTTTTTATAAATTATGTGATAATAGCTAGTTTGGTTTTTTTGTTTTTTAATTATAGAAAAAAAGCAAAATGTTTTGCTGGAGATATTGGAAGTATTGCAATTGCTTTTTGGGTGATTTATCTAGTTCTAAAATTAATTTTGGCAACCAATTCGATTATCTGGTTGTTGTTTTTAGCTGTTTATGGAGTTGATGCTATTTGTACAATCATACATCGTTTGTTTTTGAAGCAAAATATTTTTGAAGCTCATCGTTTGCATTTATATCAAGTTTTAAGCAATGAATATAAAATACAACACCGAGTAGTTGCTTTATATTATGCAATTATCCAAATAATAATTTCAGTTTTGGTAGTTTTTTTATATCAAAGAGTTAATGATGTAATATTATTCATAATTGTAATTATACCTTTACTATTGATTTATTCATTGAAATTTTATTTATTGAATAAAAACAATTTAAAATTTATAGATGATTCCGAGAATAATTAA
- a CDS encoding EpsG family protein, whose product MLSLLFISYRYQGTEKNISLVIFGILVLIGGLRDRIGLDYSNYVGWYNKGTRDDGFEFGFLAIMKVFRYLNLDYKFLFFFFSFFTYLFAYLAIRKYTKKSSLPMVLYFLIPVMFLYSFTFMRQYLSVTIAFYAFTFLLEKKYFIYFFWMLVGISFHYSCLIPFLIFFIVYKWGSFITNYHLFILMGVSFVVSRIGIIHWLSLFLEDSHYLFYVSNKFAVAVPLLKLLVINTMGVLVISYFEKKGYKNDYQRYLLLLYICSILFLNVFSESIELTRIYIYFRIFEIILIADIIWYAVQNKRFWVISFMCCFYFLPYYRTIKLDSESTQKDEFKLIPYKTLLLKEHK is encoded by the coding sequence ATGTTATCACTATTATTTATTAGTTATAGGTATCAAGGAACAGAAAAGAATATTAGTTTAGTGATTTTTGGTATTTTGGTTCTAATTGGAGGCCTTAGAGACAGAATAGGTTTGGATTATAGTAATTATGTGGGATGGTACAATAAAGGAACTAGAGATGATGGTTTTGAATTTGGTTTTTTAGCTATTATGAAAGTCTTTAGATATCTGAATTTAGATTACAAGTTTCTTTTTTTCTTTTTTTCCTTTTTTACTTATCTTTTTGCTTATCTGGCAATTAGGAAATATACTAAAAAAAGTAGTCTTCCTATGGTTCTTTATTTTTTGATTCCAGTAATGTTTTTGTATTCATTTACTTTTATGAGACAGTATCTGTCTGTTACGATAGCTTTTTATGCTTTTACTTTTTTGTTAGAAAAAAAGTATTTTATTTATTTTTTTTGGATGTTAGTGGGGATTTCATTTCATTACAGTTGTTTGATCCCTTTTTTGATTTTTTTTATAGTTTACAAATGGGGGAGTTTTATAACAAATTACCATTTGTTCATCTTAATGGGAGTTTCATTTGTTGTATCGAGAATTGGAATTATTCATTGGTTAAGTTTATTTCTTGAAGATTCTCATTATTTATTTTATGTTTCAAATAAATTTGCTGTTGCTGTACCTTTATTAAAGCTATTGGTTATTAATACTATGGGTGTTTTAGTGATAAGTTATTTTGAAAAAAAGGGCTATAAAAATGATTATCAAAGATATTTACTATTGCTCTACATCTGTTCAATCTTATTTTTAAATGTTTTTTCAGAATCTATTGAATTGACTCGGATTTATATCTATTTTAGGATATTTGAAATTATCCTTATTGCTGATATCATATGGTATGCCGTGCAAAACAAACGCTTTTGGGTTATTAGTTTTATGTGCTGTTTTTATTTTTTACCTTATTACAGAACTATAAAACTTGATAGTGAGAGTACGCAAAAAGATGAATTTAAATTAATTCCCTATAAAACGTTATTACTTAAAGAACATAAGTGA
- a CDS encoding NAD-dependent epimerase/dehydratase family protein: MKKIIITGCSGFVGQNLSNYLSSLCFSIKSISLRNSNWKFNFNGDAIIHLAGKAHDTKNISDASEYFKINTDLTKELFDVFLESEIKDFVYFSSVKAVADNVLDILYEDIQPNPKTPYGQSKLKAEEYLLSKKIPYGKRVFIIRPCMIHGPGNKGNLNLLYSVVKKRIPYPLAAFDNQRSFLGIDNLNFMIKEILINKEIPSGVYNFADDEVLSTNELVCIISSISKKKNLTIAIPKKIINALVKTGDFIKLPLNSQVLQKLTENYIVSNKKIKGVLGIEKLPYTVKEGLEKTIESFRK, encoded by the coding sequence ATGAAAAAAATAATCATAACAGGTTGTTCAGGTTTTGTAGGTCAGAATTTGTCTAATTATTTATCAAGTTTATGTTTTTCAATAAAGTCAATTTCATTAAGAAATTCAAATTGGAAATTTAATTTTAATGGGGATGCAATTATTCATTTGGCAGGAAAAGCGCATGATACGAAAAATATATCTGATGCATCTGAGTATTTCAAAATAAACACAGATTTAACCAAAGAATTGTTTGATGTTTTTTTAGAAAGTGAAATTAAAGATTTTGTTTATTTTAGTAGTGTAAAAGCTGTTGCAGATAATGTTTTGGATATTTTATATGAAGATATTCAACCTAATCCCAAAACTCCTTATGGGCAATCTAAATTAAAAGCAGAAGAATATCTACTATCGAAAAAAATTCCATATGGGAAAAGAGTTTTTATTATACGGCCTTGTATGATTCATGGACCTGGGAATAAAGGAAATTTGAATCTTCTTTATAGTGTTGTAAAAAAAAGAATTCCATATCCTTTGGCAGCGTTTGATAATCAAAGATCATTTTTAGGGATAGATAATCTCAATTTTATGATTAAAGAAATTCTTATAAATAAAGAAATTCCATCAGGAGTTTATAATTTTGCGGACGATGAGGTTTTATCTACAAATGAATTAGTTTGTATTATATCTTCTATTTCTAAGAAAAAAAACTTAACGATTGCAATACCTAAAAAAATTATAAATGCATTAGTAAAAACTGGAGATTTTATAAAATTACCTTTAAATTCTCAAGTACTCCAAAAGCTGACGGAAAATTATATAGTATCTAATAAAAAAATTAAGGGAGTTTTAGGAATAGAAAAGCTTCCTTATACAGTAAAAGAAGGATTAGAAAAGACAATTGAAAGTTTCAGAAAATAA